The genomic window agttattttgtttgtgttgtgttgtgcgaCTTTGAAGAATCTAAACCAGTcgtttaaaacaccaaagtcatgCAATAATCCCATTTTccaaaaaacccacaaacacccactaacatctggctttagTCTTTCTTTAGAAAgcttacaatcagcattcactctctggacaaatgactctgcagtggttATGTGTATTcatcagctccagctctgatcagcAGGGATGAAAATATAACAACCTGGTGCACACACAATTTTTCACCCCTTTTCCTGAGTGATGCAATGACACGCTGCCACAAAATACAATCAGTCTCCATCCAAGCAGCACTCATACAGTGTTCCAAATTAGTtggcactgagtttgaaaggGGGACTGAGTAAGGGCccgtacacatgccacattctttgtgccctcaaatcCATTGTTTTCAGTGTAGGCGTGCAGAGGGTGCGCTCAAAAGCAAAAGTAACACGCTCCCAAGCGTCTGTTTCTCAGGGCGCAAGGGCAACATGCACTGCATGTCAagtgacgaggaacaaccaatcacagctgttAGGCGTCTTCcctttcttctgtaaatattagTCTGTACtacatacaccgatcagccaaaacattaaaaccactgacaggtgaagtgaataactatGATCATCTTGTtaacagtgcaatgttctgttgaGGAAATCTTCGGTTCTGACATTcgtgtggatgccacctgacacgctccacccactaaaacaccagtgcagaccaggtaCCCCTTTTATGGCAACGGCACTCCCCAGTAGctgtggccccccagcaggacaatacgccatgccacaccataaaaactgctcaggaatggtccgagaaacgtgacaaagagctcaaggcatcaacctggcctccaaatacaCCAGATCCccatctgatcaaacatctgtgggacatgctggtGCCCCACCTCagaacccacaggactcaaaagatctgaagctaACGCCTTGATGCCAGATGGCAAAGGACACCTttcagaggtcctgtgtccatgccttatCAGGTCAGAGCCACGTCCGGTCCAAGGAGCACATACCATGGATCGGGGGTACCTCTGAGGTAACAGTACGTCCCTCAAATGTTCAATCAGGTTGGGATCTGGGATATTTGGAGGTAAGGtcaatgccttgagctctttgtaaCGTTCCTCGGGTACtgcctgagcagtttttgtgatgtggcatggtgcattgtcctgctggggggggggggggggggggcactgccatcaATAAGTGTCGTTGCCATGAGTTTAttttgtctgcaacagtgttcgGGTGGCTGGAGCAcgtcaagtagcatccacatgaatgccaggacgaAAGGTTTCCCAATGGAAtactgcactgtaacaagatgatcaatgttattcacttcacccaccagtggttttaatgttttggctgatcagtgtaaaTAATAAGTggatcattttggtgcatctgtcccatggacaaCCTTTTAGGCCCAATACTTGCTTAAAACAATGCCTGGAAGAAGGTCAGCTACACATTCTGGATTTCTGGTAAGGAGCTATGATATGGTGCGTCTTACTGTCGCTTAGCAACATCAGGCGCAACCAGCCTCTGCACCCTTTAACATCGCTCAAAGGTAGACACAAGAGTAGCCCAAAGAGTCCCAAGAGTATCCCTGCCTTcagtaacagatataaaaaataGTAACCACCGTAACGTTTTCACTGGGCTCCACGCTGCTCTCTACTGTTTATACACCCTGTTTTCCAGCACGTTTATGACACCAAATGTGCCACACCAGTAAAGAAAAATAGAAAGGCATATTGTCTACTGCAGACATGGCTCTACTTTCCCACACCTAAAAAACCTGCAAATACActctaattttggtggaaaagggtataacacaaacaaacaaactgattaaGACACATGTtctgcgaggtaaaattacagtttttgtcaaaggagtctggtcagaaagggctgtctgatggcaaggtaaagcagtgaaaatattctaaatatagcgcaCACTTAATCtgatatgttttgctgctgcccccatccacagcagtacattgcttagcttctatggcggtactcctgcctgcttctccaaactgggggtgtgtcGACCACCATCTACtgaaggtaatacactgactatggataagaacCTCATAGAACCCCAATTCCAAAAgtccaaactattcctttagcTCCTCTGTTAACTGCTGACAACACATATCCAAATAAGGATCAGTAAACAATCATACCTGGCGTTAGGGAGCATGCCTGCAGCTGTCTTATCACATGACTCAGCTCTCCCTTCAGATTAGCTCCATTGGAGTTCTTCAGAGCAATCAGCATGCTCTCTACATCCACCACCCCATCCCCCTCTGCATCGAACTGTCCAAAGGCCTGAAACAGGGACAGACACAGTACACATTATGACACTTTATATACCAACACAGTCACTCCCATTCCTGCACACCGACACAAACATACATGGATAATTGGTATCATTCATGGGGCACGTAATATGCTCTACCACTATCTCATTTCATTAAGTTCTACATATATTTTACATCTGTTGAACAtcttttgaaaagaaaaaataggcAGTAGCTCTACATCTAAATGCCCGCAGTGTTTGGAATATTTGAACCAATGTAGCCTATAGTATGTAAAGGCATTCCATGTCCACCCACACAAAGACAAATGCAGACTGAAGTACACATTCATTAGTCAATCCCATTCATCTGCAACCTTTGGTTGAACAACAAATGTCAGCCAACAGACAATAAAGCGGTGTGTTGGACTACAGGAGGCCAAAGCTGAAAACCCAGTGACAATAAAAGGTGACATCAGGAGAGCTCATTCGTCTGACTCACTGCACACCCTCTAGATAACTCAACAGATTACAGGTtctcatatttatttatcactCACCGTGCATGGGCATGTAAACAGCTGTCAAACCAGTTACATACATGTCATGTGATATTGGAATCTGTTTGTAAAATGGCAATCGCCAGGAATCACCAGTGGCACCACAATACAATGTTATCGCAATACTTAAATCACAGTACAATATGGttgtgattttaaacattttacgATATGCTGAGAATTGTGATAACATttattgcgatttattaccaTTTTCTTGCAATTGCAAATTATTTCCTGAAAAAGGAAAACTTGATCAACATCTATTTCAATTTTGGTCTGtaaattaatcatttttattgcagcaacatgtatctagtggactaaaaaagtaattgattttattattccagTAAACTACAAAAAAAGTTGAATTCATATTTACAGTATTAATGTTTCCCATAATTAAAAAATGGATACATGGTGTCCGTGTTTCCATTCAGTACTGCCACGTAAAACATTGCGATACTATACTGTATCAATTTACCCCCAACCTTGTctgtaaattatatatatattggaaGAAGCTCTGGTTGTTTGTTAATCATGACAAATTTTAGGAGATGTCCTGGAAAATTATTCATAATTATCCCCCTGCCAATTACTATATGCAGAAACtgagaaagaaaataaacatgaagTGCTCTTTCTGAGATGAGTATTCAGAAATAGAAACCTAGAAATTTTGGAAAGGCTTCTTCAGATTTGTTTGATGATATCTTTAAAGACTTTATATTATCAGAGGGAAATGTGGtgttcttttttaaattcataaatgtaaatttagcaacttattttgttgtttttctggggGATCTAAATATATGAAACTAGTTTCTAATTCAACTAACAAAAAAGGCTACCAAGACACTTAATATCTGTTGGTTTATAGTATTTGTGTCTAGTGTGATACACCCCTGGGTCTTTAGTTATTGTTCTATTTGTATACTGgatctgtgttgtgttgttttgcttaattaaataaaaaaacagccatCAACCCTCCATATTGGAATGGGTTTGTTGGAGGAAGGTGTGGAGGCTTTCGAATAAATAGACCTAATTATGATCAAGGTTAAGGTGGTGTCCTTTGAATTAATTCATATGTTACTGCCAACCACGGCatgcagaaataaataaagacataaacacaaactgctgtttctgtgatgaaaattcaaaaacagaaaccaaaacaatctgacAGACCCTTAGAAAGTTGTGGTTAATGATATCTTTCAAAACTTTATATTATTATGGGaaagtgttgtgtttgattTCTTCAAAACCCTAGAAAATAAGtagatttttttatattaaatttGATAATGATGGCAAAATTTTGTAGATTTAGCAGTATAATTACTAGAAACTACTTTCTAATTGAACTAACAAAAAAGGCACTAAATATCtatatgtttaatattttttgtagAAGCTCTTTTATTAGTGCTCTGTTTCTATATTTTCTCCTGTATATtgaatttttattatatttatgtttagttaaataaaaaaacagctatCAACTATTCCATCCTCATGTGGGACAAGAACAAGACTATAGACGGTTAATGGCAGTCCACATGacttctctgtgtttctctggctCTATACCTCTTCACATTCATCTCTCGGGGcatctctgctctccaacaTCTCACAGAACTGTTCCACATTGACGGACTCCTCTCCTCGGTTTAACCGGTCCTCCAGCCACCGCACCAGGACACCCTCGTTCCCAGCCAGGACAGACTCCCGAATGGCGACACCCGAGTCGCTAATGCGAGCCGCCGCTTCCCTCAGTTTCACTTGCTCCAGGAGCACACCGGGGCTGGGCGGTCCACCGGTGGGCACGGGCAGGTTATTCGATCCCCTTCCGCTTCTCCCAGAACCGGAGCCGCCACCGCCACCGCCTCCGACACCGACGGCGGTGGCCGCAGAGGCCGGACTGTCTTCCGCGAAGCCGGGGCTCTCTGTTTCCACGTCGTCCTCGTCGCCGCTGCCTCCACCGCAGCCGCTCTCCGCGTTCCCCATGTTTGTTTAACCGACCGAGGGCTCCCCGAAAATCTCTGCGGCCCACCGGGGGGTCAGTTTTGCGACGGTTGTACCGGTCTGTACACAGACCTCTCTAACCTACAGCTAGAGCTCCGCCGTTCACTACTACCGCATTGACGTTACGTACTGTACGTCAACGTATCTGGAACGGCCTTTGCCTTATTGGTGAGCGCATGCGCTGTGGTGTGCCCGAACACggaagtgcttgttttgttgtggtGTTGTCACTATTTTACAGACAAACGGAATATGATGTAATAAATGGGTGTAATAGTGAAACGCTCAATTGAACAGCATGCTGGGCTATGTAATGGTCGCGGTTTTAGCGCTGGCAGTTTTGTACATTCCTCGTGACTGGTCCGTTATTTTTGGATCTGGATGCAAGCATCAGGAGCCCCCTGCTGCCGTGCGGCTCCTGGGCAGCCGTGAGTTATCACTGTACGACGGGAGGGAAGGCAGTGAGGGCCTTTACCTGGCCATACTGGGCCAAGTTTTTGATGTACACAAGGGTAACAAGCACTATGGACCCGGTGGAGCGTATCACTTTATGGCAGGTGATTCACCTCTTCTCCTATGTGCCTATATTGTGTTGATTGTAACAGCACACACCTACCTACAGAGAGATCTTTAAATTTTTAACCCGTTTTCAAGTTTAGATGTATGAGACTTTGTTTTTCCctatttaaacaaaatattaataacaggctaataataataataatgcatctgtgtaataaaaaaatacaataataataataataataataataataataactttattaagGACAGAGAAaggttccaatgcattgttctgctgggaaacctttggttctggcattcatgtggataccacttgACCTGTTCCACtcactcaaacaccgttgcagaccaagtaccccccccctcatggcaacagtactccctaatggcagtggccccccagcaggataatgcaccatgccacactacaaacattgctcaggaatggcccaaggaatgtgacaaagacctcaaagtgtccacctggcctccaaattccccagatcccaatctgaatgagcatctgtggcacatGCCGTGActccacctcacaacccactggactaaatggatctgccgccaacccactggtgccagacaccgcaggacactcccagagatcctgtgtccatgccttgacaggtcagatgagtccgatccaaggaggccccaccttggattaggggtacatctggggtactggcacatcacaagaatccttgaacagattgggacctgggaaatttagaagccaggtcgacaccttgagctttttctCACGCTCCACAGATCATTTATGAACAGTTTTTGTAGTCTggcatgctgctttttttctgctgggAGGGGGGGCACTACCATTGGGGAATACTGTTGCcataaagggggggggggggggggtacttggtACTGCAATGgtgtctgagtgggtggaacatgtcaggtggtatccacatgaataccAGAACCAAAggtctcccagcagaacaatgcattgtaataaaataatattcacttcacctgtcagtggttttaatgttttggctaaaTCAGGGACATGAATTCCAGTCTAATAACAGCATATACAGAGCTACAGTGCATTAGTATCCCGTACACTGCAATGGTCtttatacagaatgtgtctGCATTTTCAGGAAGAGATGCTTCACTGTCCTTCATCACCGGAGACTTCACAGAAAGTGGCCTGACAGATGATGTGTCCAGTCTGTCCCCGCTGCAGGTGATGGCCCTTTATGACTGGCTGGCCTTTTACCAGAGGGAGTACGAGTTTGCAGGTACGTTACGTTTGTCCCCCAATCTCTTACCATTTGAAATTTTGGGTACAGCACATGCATTTCTTCCTCAACAAATTTAGTCATCAGGTACCTTTCAAGCATCTTAAACGATAAGATCTATGAAGGATGAAAAATGACACgaggataaataaatacaataataaataaataaataaataaatacagaaataagtcaataaatacagtgttttttaaatgctgaaataaatatggaaataaataaataaatgcctaCCTCAttaacatacagacacagacatagaTATAGTTTACAAAAATGTAGAATAAATttaagatatttatttatttatggctTGTTTAATTATGTGTATATTGGTGCacaacattgtaaaaaaaaaaagaaaaaagtattgCAAAAATAAAGCGATAAATATACAATagaattattcattcattcatcttctaaccgcttcatcctcttgagggtcgcggggggctggagcctatcccagctgacatcgggcgagaggcagggtacaccctggacaggtcgccagactatcgcagggctgacacatagagacaaacaaccattcacgctcacattcacacctacggacaatttagagttaccaattaacctagtccccaaactgcatgtctttggactgtgggaggaagccggagtgcccggagagaacccacgctgacacggcgagaacatgcaaactccgcacagaagggctcccacgcccgggatcgaaaccggcaaccctcttgctgtgaggcgagagtgctaaccaccacaccaccgtgccgcccaatAGAATTAAGTAACGtaaaaaaatatggaaaaaaatcaaaagaaaaaattacaatatacctgaattaaaatgacaataaagtttttAGAAGTGGTAGTTGTGGAGAAATGTGCAAAGTCATTTATTCATCTTAGCATTTATTTggccttttatttatttccatatttatgcatttattcctgtatttatccATTAATAAATTGCTACTTAAGTTATTTTTCATCCTTTATACTGTACAGGTGCTGTACAGCTTTATTTAAGTTaagacagttttatttatataaccTAACATCccaaatcacaaatttgccttGAGGGGCTTTTTCCACCCTTATTTCAGATAAGGAAAAATTTCCCTCAAAAAACCCTTAAGGGGGAAAAATTGGAAGAAACTCAGAAAGATGAACAGAGGAAGGTTCCCGCTCACTAGACAGatagatgtgcaatagatggcATGTGTACAGACCTtattaaaattatgtataaataAGTGTCTAACactccaattttttttttctaattgagGGTGTTGTAAAGTTCCTCATCAGGTGCTAGTACCTTTTTTTGATTCTGCAACAGCACTACATCAGGGTACTTAGCACCAGAAATCAGAATAGGTCCTTCCAAAATGTCAGAGAAAGGCTGAAAAAATAAGCCAGTGTTCCCGATGGTTGGACAACTCCAGAGTATCCAGAATAAACTAGTGAGCCACTTTATCTCAGTATCTGTCACAAGCTGAGTCTACACATGGAAACATCCTTTGAATTGCAGTAGCTTGTTTCACCGAATGTCTCCTTATCAGTGTACATCTATCAACAGCCAACCAGCCAACCAACATCCACCTGTGTTTACCTTCAGGTCTGTTAACAGGCCAGTTCTATAGTGAGACCGGACAGCCCACAGAGGCCCTGCTGCAGGTAGAAGCATCACTAGCAGAGGGCCGGCGAATAAAGGCCCAGTCTGAGGCCGATAAGGTCCGCTTCCCAGCATGCAACGCAGAGTGGAGTGCTGCCAGGGGCGGAAGAGTCTGGTGCTCCACTAAGAGGTATGGAAATAGTTTTGCTCTAATCAAATATTAACAAGCCTACAGGGCATAAGATGAGATGCTGTGATGTACTGCTGACTTGTAATAGAGCATGTCTGGCACTAGTGGGAATTATCAGGACTGTTctgttgttttccttcagcGGTGGAGTGGAAAGAGGCTGGACAGGTGTCCCACGGAAACTCTTCTCGCCAGGCTCCAGCAGTGTTCGTTGTGTCTGTGTTGAAGACCCACCTGCAGCAGAGGAAGACCCCAACCTGCAGAAATACGACGGCTGCCCTGCACATGCTGAGTCATGCACTGTTGAAGAGTTCTAGCCGCTGGGCCGGCCCAAAACCTGGACTTCATCATGGACTGCTTTTAGCAGCACAATACTCAGGGACTCTATAAGGAAACCCATTTTGGCCAAAGTGATGACAGAGGAAAAAGATATTGTAAGTCattatcattttatattttgtaatactaggtcattattttgagatacattttttttggatAATTTCTCTTTATTCTACGatataaaatcattattttagaaagtttctcattattttgacatactaatTTGTTACTTTGAGATACTAAgcaattattttgaaaagctttctcattattttgaaaactagctcattattatattttacatcATAAagagataaatcactttttaaaaacatttcccctttattttgaaatactaagtaattattttaatatttattatcattattataatattaattatcattattttgtgagTGATTATtgagtttctcattatttaaGATACTAATGACATTATTTCATGATACATGTCATTTCAAGACACTAGATCAttatttgagatactaagtcattattttgagatattaagtcttaaaattaatttaaaattaaactaATCTTAAAATTAAGAGAAATTTTCTTAGAATAATATATCCCAAAGTAATGACTTAAAAATCTCACTAGTAttacaaaataatgagaaagttcctcaaaataatgacttagtatctcaaaataaagagaaatgtcattaaaataacGATTTcgctgaaaaaaaacaacttgaaaatctcaaaatgttttgtttagtattgcaaaataatgacaaactttctcaaaaataatgacatatcTAAAGATAATGATAAAGTGttgcaaaaaaagagaaatgtttCACCTGGTGCATACAACTTTGTGATGGTAGGCCTAAGTCATAATATTGAGAAAGCTCCTCATTATTTAGAAAtgtaaagtcattattttgagtcatttCAATGACTTACAAGATCTTTTTTTGCATTACATTGACAGAAATGTGCTTCCATACTTCTAACTTATTCACAATAAAGAGCAAGAATGAAGAAGAAGTCAATGCATTAGTTTTTGATGACCTTTATGTAAAGTTGTCCTCCCTTTCTCTAAAAGGATACACCAGGAAGAGACAGGCTAGATATCTGAGCATACAGATACAATATAATGTGCATAAAAGATTAAACAATGTGCATAAAAGATTAACAGAGGCAAGATTTAGGTTTGTCACAATGACAAGCACAAACTGCATTTAAGTACAAAACAGTTGTAgtggtcaaaaatatcacaCATTTATCTGTACAATTTAACAATACTTAAAGAGGCCCCACTACTCGGCCGTCCCTCTGCTCCACATTCTCCCCAATGATCGGAAATGTCGTGATCTTGATAAAGTGCACCTGTTAGGCTTAGAAATCAAGAAGCGTTAAATGTGATGAGGTCAAGACAACGACTTGACTTGAGGCAACATTGTGGGGATCAAGACTTCCAACGAGGACCTCATGGCAGATAATAAAAATGGAATGTAATCATTTGGTGACTGGTTTTGAAATATGATTTATGATTATGACGATGGCTACACATGATAGACGATGTGCCAATCATAGAGACAAACTACAGACGCCCCAAACAGCCATGgattcagacattttattcCCTTCATCTTCCCTTGGTAACAAATTAATATTGTTTTCTCAAGATCACAAGTCATACATGTCATTATCTCAAAATACCAAATGTTTTCCTGAGATCATTTCTCAAGAAAGACAACACTTTGTGAACTTGAGATAAAGTAGCCTTGTCTATTTAAAGCCTGTATCGTTGCAGGAACCATTGCACTAAACAGTTCTGGGGACTACCAGAAAGGAACTACCCACTAGGGAGCTCCCCTGAGAACATCAGGCCTTCAagggctttttttctgtttgcaatCGCACTGCCAATAGGAACTCTGATGTGACGTCGGCCAGTCTACCACTCAATAGCTATGATGAGTCAAAATCACACTGTATTTCCCACGTCACACTTATGCTCTGTAAAGCCTGGATTTGCCCATTTGTCGTGTTTGcttccattttttcttcttgagctgttgtttacatggctaacggctgatcatttttttaaatcaggagTTGTCGGTGCTCCATTGGCTGTGTTTGACCAATCACCTTACACTTAACATCACTCATGATTCAGTTGTTTTGGGAGGGTACCTACTGTCAAGTAGGAGATAAAAAATGTCCCTAAAAATGTCGTTAAAAGAACTATGATTGTTCCTAGTTATTGTGGTGCAGAGAAAACAAACGGGGCTTTTTAGAACTATTAAAAAGTTCCTTCTGTCCAAAAACAGCTGTTGTCAGATGAACAAGAGCGTATAAATCATCACATTACATTTCTTTTCAATTTTGGCCTAACACAGGCTGAACTTACTTTATGTCTTACTGTTATAGATGAAATACATATTACCGTGCGTCATCCATACACCAGGAATagcgctgggctttgaagccaattttacacagtggccatACAGTGAAGTTATAACTGAAGGGTTATGTCTGCCATGGGACTGAAAAAGACTTTTCCTCACGGACTTACATTTGGATTGATATGTCTGTAAATGGGTGGATACATTTATCTGAGCTCAAACCTGTACTAATGACTCATTTCACCGTCAGGATTTGATCAGGTTGGTCtgttaacattttgaaagtctagaaaaGCTGCACAATTAAATAATTTCATCCCCGTTTCAAGTCAGTGGAGGGCTAAATCGTAAGTTAGCTGCTCAGCCAGGGAAAGTCTCTCTTGCGCCTGCTCTttgggcccaatgatgcagaagatCCGGGTAATTTTATACCTGAGAAGTCGAACTTTTAAGGCTTCATGCACCACCCTGTCTCCAaggctgtatccagttctctttatacatctatGGCATCATCTAAGAATGCGTTAAGAAACTctatgtttctttatgtttcaacaacgctgtggttaaagtgtggttatgtttaagcacaaaaaccaaTTGGTTAAGGGAAGGgatcatgttttgacttaaaattcCGGGTTTTAGTGGCACAATCACGCCTAGAAATACCACAGATGTTCGCAGAGGTTTTGTTTGCACGAACATTGGTCCGCAGTTTGGCAGCTGTCTTGCCTAAGTGTCACAtcgtccactgtctcctccatcttgtcttAGAAAATCAGCTCATATTATCAAGACTGCTTCACTTTAGAAACTTTGATGGG from Epinephelus lanceolatus isolate andai-2023 chromosome 11, ASM4190304v1, whole genome shotgun sequence includes these protein-coding regions:
- the cyb5d2 gene encoding neuferricin — protein: MLGYVMVAVLALAVLYIPRDWSVIFGSGCKHQEPPAAVRLLGSRELSLYDGREGSEGLYLAILGQVFDVHKGNKHYGPGGAYHFMAGRDASLSFITGDFTESGLTDDVSSLSPLQVMALYDWLAFYQREYEFAGLLTGQFYSETGQPTEALLQVEASLAEGRRIKAQSEADKVRFPACNAEWSAARGGRVWCSTKSGGVERGWTGVPRKLFSPGSSSVRCVCVEDPPAAEEDPNLQKYDGCPAHAESCTVEEF